From the Candidatus Hydrogenedentota bacterium genome, one window contains:
- a CDS encoding IscS subfamily cysteine desulfurase, translating to MTQRHVYLDHNSTTPLHPEVIKTMKDGMDYFGNPSSMHAFGRQAKGFVNEARERIATFIGALPEEIIFTGSGSEANNTVLSILGCTATHCSCDREHKPRIVTTTIEHPCILETSKCLTGQGTGIVYIDVDSYGKIDMDALREAVTEETGLVSVMMANNEIGTLQDIRAIARIAHEKGAHFHTDAVQAFGKIPINVHDLGVDFLTVSAHKIYGPKGGGALYVRRGVHFCPMIHGGHQERGRRAGTENTLGIMGMGKAVEMRALEMDEESLRMQTLKQALKTGIEERIPDVWFNGHPTDSLSSTLNVSFDGAEGESILLYLDLEGIAVSTGSACASGSLEPSHVLLATGMPVERAHGSIRMSLGRENTMNDIDYVLDKLPRVIDRIREMSTVYGRK from the coding sequence ATGACACAACGACATGTTTATCTGGATCACAATTCGACAACACCTTTGCATCCGGAAGTCATCAAGACAATGAAAGATGGTATGGATTATTTTGGTAATCCTTCAAGCATGCACGCTTTTGGCCGGCAAGCCAAGGGATTCGTTAATGAAGCACGTGAACGGATCGCCACCTTTATCGGCGCGTTACCTGAAGAAATTATTTTTACAGGCAGCGGTTCTGAAGCAAACAATACAGTTCTGTCCATACTTGGATGCACCGCCACACACTGCAGCTGCGACCGGGAACATAAACCCCGTATTGTTACCACAACAATCGAACATCCTTGCATCTTAGAAACTTCAAAATGCTTAACGGGACAGGGTACCGGAATCGTCTATATTGACGTAGACAGCTATGGAAAAATAGACATGGACGCCCTGCGAGAAGCAGTCACCGAAGAAACAGGCTTGGTTTCTGTGATGATGGCGAACAATGAAATCGGCACCTTGCAGGATATTCGTGCCATCGCACGTATCGCCCATGAAAAGGGCGCCCATTTCCATACGGACGCCGTGCAGGCCTTTGGAAAGATACCCATTAACGTACATGACTTAGGCGTGGACTTCCTTACCGTTTCCGCCCATAAAATCTACGGCCCCAAAGGGGGCGGCGCGCTCTATGTGCGCCGGGGCGTGCACTTCTGCCCCATGATCCATGGCGGCCATCAAGAACGCGGGCGACGGGCCGGTACCGAAAATACGCTTGGGATTATGGGGATGGGCAAGGCGGTGGAAATGCGCGCGCTGGAAATGGATGAAGAATCCTTGCGCATGCAGACCCTCAAACAAGCTTTAAAAACAGGAATTGAAGAACGTATCCCGGACGTCTGGTTTAATGGACATCCAACGGATTCCCTGTCGTCAACCTTGAACGTGTCTTTTGACGGGGCAGAAGGAGAAAGTATCCTCCTCTACCTCGATCTTGAAGGTATCGCAGTCTCCACGGGATCAGCCTGTGCCTCCGGATCGCTCGAACCTTCCCACGTTTTGTTGGCGACCGGCATGCCCGTTGAACGGGCTCACGGTTCGATTCGCATGAGCTTGGGCAGAGAAAATACGATGAATGATATTGATTATGTACTGGACAAATTACCCCGCGTCATCGATCGGATACGCGAAATGTCTACCGTATA
- a CDS encoding alpha/beta fold hydrolase, translating to MRQTIIKFAVLIPVLLLLFYGLIVFLLWMVQEPLLFMRADSLVREKPDERSWDYEDLWLEVNGEKSHGWWIPLENADYVILFSHGSGRNITGYLDDVALYREAGFSVLLYDYGGYGESSGKASEKRCYADAHAMWDYLVSTRNIAPDHIILAGSSLGGAMAVELAATRKGAGLILESSFTSARDVVQDTFSWLILPLIWHIQFNNLDKIHSISCPLLVIHSREDTVVPFQHGQRLYEKALEPKHFVAIEGAHYSGKFRSKEMYLYHLRRFAEDYFSIKSTEAF from the coding sequence ATGCGGCAGACAATCATCAAATTCGCCGTCCTTATACCGGTACTTTTGTTGCTGTTCTATGGGCTTATCGTGTTCCTGTTGTGGATGGTGCAGGAACCGCTTCTGTTCATGCGCGCTGACTCCCTTGTCCGTGAAAAGCCCGATGAGCGGTCGTGGGACTATGAAGACCTATGGTTGGAAGTGAATGGAGAAAAAAGTCACGGGTGGTGGATCCCTCTGGAAAATGCTGACTATGTAATACTTTTTTCTCACGGCAGCGGGCGTAATATAACAGGCTATCTGGATGATGTTGCGCTCTATCGTGAAGCCGGCTTCTCTGTTCTTCTCTATGACTATGGCGGTTATGGGGAAAGCAGCGGTAAAGCTTCGGAAAAGAGATGCTATGCCGACGCCCACGCCATGTGGGATTATCTGGTATCTACCCGCAACATTGCGCCTGACCATATTATCTTGGCGGGCAGTTCTTTGGGCGGCGCCATGGCGGTAGAACTTGCCGCGACGCGCAAAGGGGCAGGACTCATTCTGGAAAGCAGCTTTACTTCTGCACGGGACGTGGTGCAGGATACTTTTTCTTGGCTCATTCTTCCTTTGATATGGCATATTCAATTTAATAATCTGGACAAAATACATTCTATTTCTTGTCCGCTCTTGGTGATCCATAGTCGGGAGGACACCGTTGTTCCTTTTCAGCATGGACAACGCCTTTATGAAAAGGCTTTGGAACCTAAACATTTTGTAGCTATCGAAGGCGCGCATTACAGCGGGAAATTTCGTTCAAAAGAAATGTACTTGTACCATTTACGCCGTTTTGCTGAAGACTATTTTTCTATCAAATCTACCGAGGCTTTTTAA